In Labrus mixtus chromosome 11, fLabMix1.1, whole genome shotgun sequence, a single window of DNA contains:
- the sqlea gene encoding squalene monooxygenase, with protein sequence MWTFLGIASFTYLYNKSNTFLTYANKELVMVTTLFLIFGLLLQFIRYFHGQKLTSQVVHFLLRLLSLFPVINNFIPHTSTQSNERSATNSEKSRMRKRVKEESSTPESASDRCPTVAPEPDVVIVGAGVLGSAMAAVLARDGRRVTVVERDLKEPDRIVGELLQPGGYKALKELGLEGSVEGIDAHLVNGYVIHDIESNTKVEIPYPQKEDNIQCGRAFHHGRFIMGLRRTALAEQNVKFIEGTVTRLQEEDGCVTGLQYKDKETGEIKEIYAALTVVADGCFSKFRRSLVSGKAHISSHFVGCLMKDCPQFRDNHAELVIAHPSPVLIYQISSSHTRVLVDIRGEMPRHLPDYMAEKIYPQLPEHLKDPFMFALQNDRLRSMPASFLPPSPISKPGVLLLGDAYNMRHPLTGGGMSVALNDILIWRNLLNNISDLHNDREMLQAKKKFHWKRKSSHSFVVNVLAQALYELFAATDDSLQELRKACFQYFKLGGECIAGPIGLLSVLSPKPMTLIGHFFAVALYAIYFNFKSESWSKKPRALLKSGVILYRACTVMFPLIYSELRYMVY encoded by the exons ATGTGGACTTTCCTTGGAATAGCGAGCTTCACATATCTGTATAACAAATCAAACACGTTTTTGACTTATGCTAACAAAGAGCTCGTGATGGTTACAACCTTATTTCTCATTTTCGGCCTGCTGCTCCAATTTATCAGGTATTTTCATGGTCAGAAGCTCACCTCTCAGGtagttcattttcttttgcgTCTCTTGTCCCTATTTCCTGTGATCAACAACTTTATTCCCCATACGTCAACACAGTCGAACGAGAGATCAGCGACCAACAGTGAAAAG AGT AGAATGAGGAAAAGAGTAAAAGAAGAGTCCTCCACCCCAGAGAGTGCCTCAGACAGATGCCCAACAGTGGCTCCAGAACCTGATGTGGTGATAGTTGGGGCCGGGGTGCTGGGCTCAGCTATGGCAGCTGTCCTAGCCCGGGACGGGAGGAGGGTGACTGTGGTGGAGAGGGATTTGAAGGAGCCTGACAGGATAGTAGGGGAGCTGCTGCAGCCTGGAGGCTATAAAGCCCTGAAAGAGCTAGGACTTGAAG GTTCAGTGGAGGGTATAGATGCTCATCTGGTCAATGGATATGTTATTCATGACATTGAAAGCAATACAAAGGTAGAGATTCCCTATCCTCAGAAGGAGGACAACATTCAGTGTGGACGCGCCTTCCATCATGGTCGCTTCATCATGGGCCTCAGGAGAACCGCGCTGGCCGAGCAGAA TGTTAAGTTCATAGAGGGCACAGTGACACGTTTGCAGGAAGAGGACGGCTGTGTTACAGGACTCCAATACAAGGATAAAGAAACTGGGGAAATCAAG GAAATTTATGCAGCGCTAACTGTGGTGGCCGATGGCTGTTTTTCCAAATTCCGAAGAAGTCTTGTCTCTGGGAAAGCTCACATCTCTTCTCACTTTGTTGGATGCCTTATGAAA gactGCCCCCAGTTTAGAGACAACCATGCTGAGCTTGTGATTGCCCACCCAAGCCCTGTGCTCATCTACCAGATCTCCTCCTCACATACCAGAGTCCTCGTGGACATCAGAGGGGAGATGCCTCGCCACCTCCCAGATTACATGGCTGAGAAGATATACCCACAGCTGCCAG AGCATTTAAAGGACCCTTTCATGTTTGCGCTGCAGAACGATCGACTCAGGTCCATGCCTGCCagctttctccctccctccccaatCAGCAAGCCAG gcGTGCTTCTGCTGGGTGATGCTTACAACATGAGGCATCCTCTCACAGGAGGAGGGATGAGTGTCGCTCTCAATGACATTCTCATTTGGAGGAATCTGCTCAACAACATCTCTGATCTGCACAATGATAGGGAGATGCTGCAG gcaaagaaaaaattCCACTGGAAACGCAAGTCATCTCATTCTTTTGTGGTGAATGTTTTAGCCCAGGCCCTGTACGAGCTGTTTGCAGCCACTGATG ATTCTCTTCAAGAGCTGAGAAAAGCCTGCTTCCAGTACTTCAAACTTGGAGGCGAATGCATTGCAGGACCTATTGGATTACTCTCTGT GTTGTCTCCCAAACCTATGACCCTTATTGGACACTTCTTTGCTGTGGCATTGTATGCAATCTACTTCAACTTCAAGTCTGAGTCTTGGAGCAAGAAACCCCGAGCTTTACTCAAGAGTGGAGTCATCCTGTACCGTGCCTGCACAGTCATGTTTCCCCTCATCTACTCTGAACTCAGGTACATGGTGTACTAA